GCGGCTCTATCTCTATAATCGCCTAACGAACTTGTTAACTGATCTTCAGTTAAAGGAATGAGTTTCCCATTAGCTCTTAAAAAACCCTTAATAGATTTCGTATTAGATGTTGAGTAAAACTCAGCCCACTCAGAAATTACTCCATTCTTAGAACTGATCATTGCTAAACGATTATCGGTACTTAAATGAAGTGATGACCAATAAGTTCCGCCCCACCCCGCGGTCACTAAAGAATCACCAGATGACTTCCAGCTAGGGAATCCTGTCGCCCCTCCTGCAACTCTATAAAACCCGTTAGCAATTCTCTGACTTGCATCATATTCAACAGATAATGGTGGGGCATTAGTAATAGAGCCAAGCCCAAAAGAATAAAGATCCATTTTCTTCAATGCTTCATTCATCGCATCAACTGCATTAGCATTCGCAGTATTCGCTGTCTTCTGTGCATTTACAGCCGCACGATTCACATTATTGACTGCAAAGATCGATGCAATCTTCGTCTTATCATCGCTGAGCGTTGATGTAATTGGCACATTCAAAATTTTGTTGTAATCAAGGGAGCTATTACTTGTAAGGATATCAATCCAGCCGCTCCATGTTTTTGCATCAAGCGCATTACGATAACTGATCTCTTTGTCTGTATAATAGAACTGCTTAATGGCATATTTACCGGAAGCATCACGCCATTGACCAAATACTGCGAGAATCCCATTGCCCTTAAGGCTTGAAATTCCTGACATAAAGCCTTTCCCAAAGTAATACTCGGGTAGTTCATTTTGTATTTTTCTTAAATCAGCATGAACCCCGATTCCCATCTCATGGATATTTGCAATCGTACAAGCAAGATCCAAGATCGGATTATTGGTATTAGGCTGATCCTTTTCATGAGTTGGCTGATCACCCACAACAGGATGTAATCGAGCCATAATGCGGATAGCATCAAGCTTATTTTCTGGAATGATCAGCTTTTTATCTAAGAAGAGATCTTCTTTTCTTGCTGTTTCAATCATCTATAAACTCCCGTATAAGTACTCGCCGTTATACAGCGCTTTGTTGTTATAAAGTAAAGTCTGCTCATACTTCACTATTCTGAGCTTGTTACGTGCTGAACTTGTGTAATAGAGAAGATTGACGGCATTGTTGTATTGATCAATCGTGAAATGGTTCTCAAAAGTCACATCATATTCCGCCCAATGCCCTGAGTTTTCGACAAATGTCATCTCTCCAAGTCCTGCTGCTCTTATGACTCTTCGCATCGATTCAATCGTGCCTTTCTTTCGATTGATTAACGGTGCTGCAGCAATCACTTCTCGTTTTCTTTGTATTGGCCAGTCGTGATTAAATTCATCAACGTCGAGTGACCAAGCTAGCCAAGGAAGCAGATCAACCGGACAAAACCATGGGTTCCAGATCCACTGAAACTTGAAATCTTCCGGCGGACGATTCGCAAAAAAGCCGGTCTGTTCAAGATCGATCTCAAACTGTGTTGATGTCCGCGGCAATAACGATTGTTGCTGAATGTTATTCGGCATTACGATTCCTCCGCTTTTCTTGTAACAACGACATCTTTAATGACGATGTAGGCAAAAGGTTCTGGCATCACATCACTTTTTGGCATTGTAATTTCAATATTCTGAATACCAGGGACTCGTGCAGTTGCATGAATTAAGTTGTAAGTAAGCGGATCGCCAAAGCTCAATCGATCATTCAGTTTTAGCAGCGCTTCTTTCACTGCTTTATTCACTGACTCTTCAAAATAGCCGTTGTAATAAGTCGCAATGAGTTCAATGGTTACTTCGTGAATCTTGCCACTTCTCACAATAAGCTTGTCATTAAGCGGCCTTTTATCATCTGGTGTGATGAAGTCATTAACCTGTTTAATCAGTGTCTTATTCGCTTGGCCATTTCCTTTTCTAGAACGAATATAAAGATGCACTTCTCCCGGCACGGGTGTTGGTAACATCACAAACGACTCTTTGACTTCTTCACTTGCTTCAATCGCTAAACGCTCATATCCCGATTTGGGACCTGCTACTTGTGCTAGTCGGTCTGCAGTTTGTGCCCGAAAACGTAAGCTCTCATCATCTTCAAGCACCGCAGGCCTTGGCGGGTTCGTTGTGTCATCTGCCGGCACTAACACTCGGCGATAGATCAGCAGGTTTGCGGCTAATACATCAAGATTATTGTGCGTTGCATATTTGAGCATCGATTGCTTTAAATCTTCGTTATATGCATTCTTCATATTGATGCGATCATAAGCCCAGGACTCGAATGCTTTTTTAAGCGGATCACTCTCAAGCACGATCTCTTGATAGCTCGGATGTCTACTCACAAAATTAGCAGTGATCTCTTCGAGCTCTTTCTCAAAATCAATGACTTTAAAAACAGTAGGTTCAGGAAGATCAACAAGATATTGACTGGCTTTAAATTGCATTATTTAATCTCCCTCTCAAAAGTAAATGTGTCATTCGTCTCTTTTTTGACTGCTTCGATCTCAATTTTCGGATGCCCAGGCATATCAATTTTCAAGTTGATTCTGCGTATCTCAATGCGTGGTTCATATTGTGTAAATGCCATCATCAATGAGCTCATTAAAAGCATTCGATATTCGGCATTCATTGGGGCATCGATCTTGGGTACTAAGATCGTGCCGTAATCTCTTCTCATCACTCTTGTACCTATCGCTGTTGTCGCAATATCTAAGAGTGATTGAATGATGTGTTCATTCTCAGAAATGGGTAAACCTGTATTTCTATCGATCATGTTTACTCCATTACATCTGACATGCCTTCTGGCGTGTCATGTTTGTGGGTTGTGAGTGGGATGCCGTTTACAATCATTTCAACGCTGTAAGCGGGTGCGTTAAACCTTGCCGTATTGTTGAAAACGACTGGGTAATTAAATACTGCTTGTAATGATGATCTGCCCATTCCACCGCCGGCAGATAATCCACCACTGATAAAGACATTGCCATTCAAGTTAATAATCGGTGACTTAATGATTGCTTGTGAGCTTGCATTAAGCGTGATTCTGTCGCTGTTTGTAATGATCTCTTGTGAGTTCACTACTGTTTTAGCTTGTGAATTAATAACTGTTTCATTGCTCACATTTATTTGTAAGTTATTGCCGGCATGATGAATTGAGTCACCATTATGAAAAAGGATTTTAAAATCTGTTTCACCAAGCCCCCCGAAGATATTCGCGATGTCATAGAGGCATAGAAAGCGATTAACTTCATTCTCACCAGACTCGCTAACAACAAGACCACCCATGCCAATCTTTGGATAAGCAAAGATCGCTGTATTCCCCATAAATGGAAGAGAATAGGGCATCCATGGTGATTTGTGATCACCGCCCATCGAAGCTTGCACAAGAATCTGGCCGTTCTCACGTTTAATTCCAATGATTTCTTGAACTTGTATCAGCTCCGATAATCTTCTTTCCACATCTGTTGGTAACATGCTTATGACTCCAAACTAGTTTTATCTGCAAGAGCTTTGGTAATTTCGTCTCTTACGATGATTCTTTCAGTTTTACCGATTCCTAATAACCTGCGCTCGGGGTATCTCACTTTTAAACCGAGTTTGTTAACTGTTGCTTCTCCCCCTTCCTGGTGGGTTTCTAATATGTGAATATTTTTACCCCGAAAACCGACCATTGCTTCTTCTGCACTATTTTCAATAAACATTAAGCGCTTGGCTTTTCTACTAAGCTTTTTAAACATCAGCCCTTTTGGTGCATTTTTGTTCTTCTGCGGCCTTCTTGGGGCAAACTTGTTGAAGTCTGGATCAACATTCTTTTTAATCTGGCCAGCTCGGTTTCCACGAATTCTCATCGCAATAACCTTTGCCATTTTTCTTCTGGCACTAGGTTTTACATTTCGCATAAGAGCAGAGAGTTCATCATTTAACTCTTGATCATGGACAGTGAATTGCATCTATCATTCCTTCATCATCTTTCATGATGTAGCGGTTTCTGACTTTGAGGCGTACTTGCATAAAAGCATCATTTTCTTTGATGACTTCAACATCAAAATTCATACCTTTTTTAAGTTCATCCTCTGTTAAGCCACCATTGTTCTCTTCGTACCAAACACGAATCGCACCTAATACAGAAGGGTAGGGCTTGATCATGTTTGTTAGATTAATGACAACTAATTCTTTGAGATAAAGAGAAAAATATTCCTGTTCAACGCTACCTTCATCTATCCAGATCTCGACAGATGCTGGGTCTTTTACATATTTCTCAACTAGCTTTTTAAGTCCATTAATCATTTTGTACTCACTTTTTCATCAATGCGCTCAACCTTGATTTCTAAGCTATTCATGCGCCGTTCCAGTGCTTGCGTTGATTGATCTGATCGCATCAAATGTCGATCCACGTTTTCAATCTTTACGAAAATTTCACGTTGTTGAATCACTGACTCATTGACTGCTGCCGTTAATGAGCCGATTTGTCCTGATTGACTAGTAAGATGTGCCGAGCCGATCGTAACAAGAACCCCAATCACGAATGTTAAAATGCCAATTACCACTTTTAGCATTCGTTTATCAATTACTGCGTTTGTTGTTTGTGCTACTTGTGTCATTGCATACTCTTTTATATAAATCGTTATAGTTTTCTTCCTGCAGTTTCGTTTCTTCAGTATCCTTTTCAGATACGTAATGGATATCGAAAAGCAGGCATAGATCAGGGTTTGTCTCGTAGATAACCTTTGTCGTGCAAGCGCTCATCAGTATCGCGAGGGTCACGCTTATTGCGATTTTCCACATCTTTTTTCACCTCAATTGCTTTTAGTGTTTCCTTAGCTGCACTGTTTTGCATTTTGCTTGCTTCCAGCTCTTTTTCGACAGATTCACGTTTGGATTGCTCTCGTTGCAAAAGAAGATAGAAGACGAATGACAGGGCACTTAAAACAAAACCTAGAAGCTGCTTAATATTCTTCACGGGGTTTACTCATATTGGTGGGTTTATTGGGATATGAATCATGGACATGCTTACGAATCTCTTCTTTTTGTTGATCCGTAATATTGCCTTCTAACCTAAAGGTTTGAGGGTTTGATCTTTCAACCTTCAATCTGCCTAATTCGTTCAATCCCTTACTAGGTAATTGCCCCAATGTAGCTAAAAGGAATGTTCCAAAGAGCCATTCAATGCCAGGATGTCCTTTGATTGCTAAGATAATGAGAACGATAGCCCCGATAATCGCACCAAAAAAGGCCAGAGTTTTATTGCTATCAATGCGCTCATTACTATTCTTTAAGCACTCCAATACATTTACTTTCATGAACAAACTCCTTGAAAATAAGTGTTTTCACGAAGCTTTTTAAGTCGCTCATCATTGCTGTCACTCGGTAAGATCTCTTTCATCTCGTAGCTTTCGCAATAGCCTGATTCTGCTTTTTCGCCGTAATTGATATCTGGACGAGGATTGCTACAAGCTGAGACGACGATCGCAACGGTTGCCAATGCGAATGTCATTAAAATGGCTCTAAAGTAATCTTTCATATTCATTGATACGCTCCTTCCAGTTGATACGGCGACTTGCTAATAAGCGATTGCGCCACCCTTGGATATACTTGTATTGAGTTTTAGGGGAGATAATGACGTAAAAATCTAATGTTCTGTAACAGAGCGCTTCAATGAGTAATGCTTCAGAAGCGTTTGAGATCGCATTTAACGTATTAGCACCAATCACCCCATCATCTGTTACACCAACCGCACGTTGTAGAATTAGCGTTGTTTGCTTATGGCCAGAATGAATTGAGAGCAGATAGATATTAAAAGCAGCATCATTCATGATGTTTGAAGCAAGTGAATCATTCCAAAACGCCTTGCGGTAAATCTCTTTCGCCTCAGCTTTGGTAAGATCGATCATTCTTCCTTTATAGCCATGAGCTTCTGCTAAGCGTTTGGCAATGCCGTAGTTTGTTTCGCCCCCTGGATCATCAGGGTCATTAACATGGCCGCCTTCAATACGAATAACTTCATCTGTGAAAGCTTGGAATCGTGCTTCCTGGTATTTATCCAAATTTAATCCCATAGCTGCTTTATCTCCTTTTTTTGTACTCTGTTATGAGGTACATAAATCTTAGTTCTCACTGGCAATGTTGTTGGCAGTGTTGCTAGATGCCGGTTTTTTTCATGCGTAAGTACTGCTTCTAATAACGCTGTGCTAATCTCATTGCGATATAAGCATCCATCAAGTGTTTCAAAGCCATTTGCTTCAATAGTGCGATTAACAATTGTCATTACACTAACGCCACAAGAGAGGCTGACTGGCCTAAGAATCTGCGGATTGCCATGTTGTAATTGGCATTTAGTGTGAGCGTTGAATCATTAGTTGCTGCTTTAACGTCTTGCCCTGGCTTTCTTGCAAGATCAACATCAATGTACTCTTCGTTAATCTTCTGCTTTGCAAGTGAATAGACCGCTTCTTTAAATAGTCTGACTTGACGTGAACGCTCACGTTCACTCGGTAACTCTTCGAGTTTTGCAATACCTTCACGCTCTTTGGCTTCTGCATATTCATCTAAAGCATCAGTAACCGTGATGTACGCTATTTCTAAAGCTTTTAAGCTTTGCTCATCCGTAATTGCTGAGTAAAGGCGATAATCTTTGTGTAATTCAGCAACAGTAATAGACGGCCAGAAGCTGATGTAATTCACTTCTCCAACTTTTTTACTCTCTGTTATTGCTGTTAAACCACTCATATCTCACTCACTTATAAAATTAGGTAAGGGGGTAGATGCGTATCTAAAGTGTATGAACCATCAACGCTTTATCACGCAAGCCCCCTTGGAGGCGCGGTGCCATAAAAATTATTTAGGTACTTTTTCAGAATCATTTAATTGCTTGTTAACACGCTCTAAGTCATTCTTAGCACCAACCTTTTGATCAAGTTCGAGCGCTTTTTCGTAGTATTCCTTCGCTCGCTGGAAGCTTGCCTTTGACTTCAGTGCTTCTACTTTTTTACCTAGTTCTCTTAAGAACTTTGCATAAGACTGATCATTCGGTTGTTGTTCTGGCGCTTCAATGCTTGCAATGATTTGGTAAATCTCTTCAGCTTGGGTTGCTGTAATTGCTTTAAATTGGTCATTACCATCATGTGCTGTCATTGTTTTTGCTGAATCAGTGATAAATGTCTGAACCGACACCTTAAATCCTTCAGGCATTGGAATATCAAACTTCACCATGTATCTTGCAATCTGTATAAACTCATCAATGAGCATTGCATCAGCAGACCAGACGAGCATCATGCGAGTGATGGGATCATTAACTGCAACATCTTGAGCAACAATCCCTGAAACATAATGCATGTATTTTGGTACTTTATATTTCTTCGCAAAGTGTCTGTGTTGCATTGATTCCATGCTTTTCATTTCTAGAATGTCACCACGGAGATTCCCTTCAAGTTCTGCGAGAATCGGATTTGTGCTCTGCGTTTCAGCTACTGCAGCACTGGTTTGTGCTGCAATCGCTTCTCGCATTTTTTTAATGCGATGGGGCATTATTCACCTCCGTTTGCTTCATCCAAAGGAACCGCAACAGTGACGTTTTCAGCGATAATGATTTGCTCATAATCACCGATGGCGTATGTTTCAAGCGCTTGGTTGAAAAGTTCTAACTGTGAGCGAGCGCTATTTACGTTTGGGTGAATATTAGTACTGCCTTTTTTTGTTAAGTGATGCAAGTTTGCGAGGTTTGTGACAATCACTGTTTTTTCAGGGAAGTAATCAGGGGTTAAGACTTCATCTCCATTGGATAGATAAGTTGCTGCTAAGCCTACTTTTTTTCCTGCTGTTTCACTGACATCAGCTGTTTCAGCTAAGCCCATGCTTCTCGCATCAACTAAATCACTAGAAGCCAAAACAACGAGATCTTTACGTTTATACATCGGGATTTGAGCTTTAAGACCAATGACTAATGCATCAAGGTTTGCGTAGTCACCGCTTTTTCCGATCGTAATTGCATCTTTCAATACATTCGTAGGTTTATTTGTACGTACATGCTGAAGCCAGCCGATAGCTACATCCTCACCTAGAGGATTCTTTGTTGGATCAGTCTCATCAGCGGCTTTAATACCATGCCAACCGATCATGACGATATCGTTCATTTTTGACGTGCGTCGGCGCTCATTGATACGATCTAAAAATTTATTGCGATCTGTAGTAGACCAACGATTGAGATCGCTGAATTTAATATGCGTATCGTGATCG
The nucleotide sequence above comes from Ignatzschineria rhizosphaerae. Encoded proteins:
- a CDS encoding DUF2644 domain-containing protein, which translates into the protein MKVNVLECLKNSNERIDSNKTLAFFGAIIGAIVLIILAIKGHPGIEWLFGTFLLATLGQLPSKGLNELGRLKVERSNPQTFRLEGNITDQQKEEIRKHVHDSYPNKPTNMSKPREEY
- a CDS encoding DUF2681 domain-containing protein, with the protein product MKNIKQLLGFVLSALSFVFYLLLQREQSKRESVEKELEASKMQNSAAKETLKAIEVKKDVENRNKRDPRDTDERLHDKGYLRDKP
- a CDS encoding GPW/gp25 family protein, with protein sequence MIDRNTGLPISENEHIIQSLLDIATTAIGTRVMRRDYGTILVPKIDAPMNAEYRMLLMSSLMMAFTQYEPRIEIRRINLKIDMPGHPKIEIEAVKKETNDTFTFEREIK
- a CDS encoding glycoside hydrolase family 108 protein — its product is MGLNLDKYQEARFQAFTDEVIRIEGGHVNDPDDPGGETNYGIAKRLAEAHGYKGRMIDLTKAEAKEIYRKAFWNDSLASNIMNDAAFNIYLLSIHSGHKQTTLILQRAVGVTDDGVIGANTLNAISNASEALLIEALCYRTLDFYVIISPKTQYKYIQGWRNRLLASRRINWKERINEYERLL
- a CDS encoding baseplate assembly protein, which produces MQFKASQYLVDLPEPTVFKVIDFEKELEEITANFVSRHPSYQEIVLESDPLKKAFESWAYDRINMKNAYNEDLKQSMLKYATHNNLDVLAANLLIYRRVLVPADDTTNPPRPAVLEDDESLRFRAQTADRLAQVAGPKSGYERLAIEASEEVKESFVMLPTPVPGEVHLYIRSRKGNGQANKTLIKQVNDFITPDDKRPLNDKLIVRSGKIHEVTIELIATYYNGYFEESVNKAVKEALLKLNDRLSFGDPLTYNLIHATARVPGIQNIEITMPKSDVMPEPFAYIVIKDVVVTRKAEES
- a CDS encoding phage virion morphogenesis protein, with product MQFTVHDQELNDELSALMRNVKPSARRKMAKVIAMRIRGNRAGQIKKNVDPDFNKFAPRRPQKNKNAPKGLMFKKLSRKAKRLMFIENSAEEAMVGFRGKNIHILETHQEGGEATVNKLGLKVRYPERRLLGIGKTERIIVRDEITKALADKTSLES
- a CDS encoding phage tail protein, whose protein sequence is MINGLKKLVEKYVKDPASVEIWIDEGSVEQEYFSLYLKELVVINLTNMIKPYPSVLGAIRVWYEENNGGLTEDELKKGMNFDVEVIKENDAFMQVRLKVRNRYIMKDDEGMIDAIHCP
- a CDS encoding P2 family phage major capsid protein; amino-acid sequence: MSAFFKSQAEHNNVSFEFVAEGNAFSVIPSVEHRWITGLQDASPFLKRITMSTCDEMIVNDLNYEAGGIVSGRTDTTKNDRKTKEMGTVKGVKYECVVIDHDTHIKFSDLNRWSTTDRNKFLDRINERRRTSKMNDIVMIGWHGIKAADETDPTKNPLGEDVAIGWLQHVRTNKPTNVLKDAITIGKSGDYANLDALVIGLKAQIPMYKRKDLVVLASSDLVDARSMGLAETADVSETAGKKVGLAATYLSNGDEVLTPDYFPEKTVIVTNLANLHHLTKKGSTNIHPNVNSARSQLELFNQALETYAIGDYEQIIIAENVTVAVPLDEANGGE
- the gpM gene encoding phage terminase small subunit, with product MPHRIKKMREAIAAQTSAAVAETQSTNPILAELEGNLRGDILEMKSMESMQHRHFAKKYKVPKYMHYVSGIVAQDVAVNDPITRMMLVWSADAMLIDEFIQIARYMVKFDIPMPEGFKVSVQTFITDSAKTMTAHDGNDQFKAITATQAEEIYQIIASIEAPEQQPNDQSYAKFLRELGKKVEALKSKASFQRAKEYYEKALELDQKVGAKNDLERVNKQLNDSEKVPK
- a CDS encoding head completion/stabilization protein, which gives rise to MSGLTAITESKKVGEVNYISFWPSITVAELHKDYRLYSAITDEQSLKALEIAYITVTDALDEYAEAKEREGIAKLEELPSERERSRQVRLFKEAVYSLAKQKINEEYIDVDLARKPGQDVKAATNDSTLTLNANYNMAIRRFLGQSASLVALV
- a CDS encoding phage tail protein I; translation: MPNNIQQQSLLPRTSTQFEIDLEQTGFFANRPPEDFKFQWIWNPWFCPVDLLPWLAWSLDVDEFNHDWPIQRKREVIAAAPLINRKKGTIESMRRVIRAAGLGEMTFVENSGHWAEYDVTFENHFTIDQYNNAVNLLYYTSSARNKLRIVKYEQTLLYNNKALYNGEYLYGSL